ACTTCTTCAAAGGACAGGCTGAATCTTCCTGATTCCATATTTTTGCCAGAATTGAACAGTTATCACATTTCAGTATTACAGGAAATCAAAGAACTTTTATAAAATTTATCTTAAATTCATTTCCATACGTTTTTCGGGATAAGCTATCCTGCTCCGTTTGCAGATAAAGGATTCCTCCAGACAGGCAGCCATCTGCTGCGCAAGCTCTGCAGGGATGCCCATAATCATCAGATCAGGTGGAAGCCATGGATTTCCCGTTGGGTCGACAGGCCCGACAAAAGCGGAATCTTTTGGCGCATTTTCTGCCATTCCAGCCGGAAAAGCGATCATCGTGGCACAGACAGGTCCTCCGGGTATTACTGTCCTGTAAAAGGGGTCGGAGTTATTGAATTGAGCCAGCCCGCAGAGGTTTCTGATCTGCTCGCAGCCTGCAAACAGGACAAAGGCCCTGGCAGTTTCAGGTGCGATTTCATCGGTACACGGCGCAATGACTGTGTATTTGCCGTGGGGAGTAATTTTTCCTGCACGTTCTTTCTGCTCATCGAACAATTCCGGGGTTGCTTTTAAGTGTTCGGCTGCACCGCCGTGGAAGTCAGGAGTGCCCACAGTTACGAAATATTTCAGCTTTGGATGAGGTTCAGCCAGTCCCATCCACGTAAGCCCGCCAGGGCAGCACTGTTCGTGTCCTGCTTCAATATAGAGGGCAGGTGTCTCTTTAAAGAGGGCGGAGGAATAGATCGCCTTTGCCACACAGCGGTCTACAGTATACGATGGGACTGCACCTTTCGGGACCTCATCCGTGGCATAAACACAGAGAGGACGCAGTTGCAGCCTGCCGGCTTCTGTAAGCTTTTTTCCAAGCTCTTCAACACTTAACGTTGCAGCATTCCCCATTGCATCACTTTCCCCTGAATTTGCTTAGAAAATTTTGTTTTTAGTCTTATTTCGGATTATGATTATTTTTACTGCTTATTTCTGGTTTTTACTTTTTACTTTTTACTCTTACTCTTACTCTTTAATCCAGCCCTTTTCCATCCAATAGTCGCAGTTATGCGTCCAGTGTTCTTTATTGGCAAGGATAGAATACTTGAACCCTTCTTTCCATGCCTTCTGTCTGGCTTCCTGCTCAGGGTATTGCCTTTTCTCTTTTATCGCTTCAACCAGGTCTTTGCCCATTTCACGTGACTTTTCGATTGCTGTTTCTACCGCTTCAGGGCCAAGGTACATTGAACATCCCACGCCTCCTATAGCTTTACC
This window of the Methanosarcina mazei S-6 genome carries:
- a CDS encoding DUF169 domain-containing protein, which codes for MGNAATLSVEELGKKLTEAGRLQLRPLCVYATDEVPKGAVPSYTVDRCVAKAIYSSALFKETPALYIEAGHEQCCPGGLTWMGLAEPHPKLKYFVTVGTPDFHGGAAEHLKATPELFDEQKERAGKITPHGKYTVIAPCTDEIAPETARAFVLFAGCEQIRNLCGLAQFNNSDPFYRTVIPGGPVCATMIAFPAGMAENAPKDSAFVGPVDPTGNPWLPPDLMIMGIPAELAQQMAACLEESFICKRSRIAYPEKRMEMNLR